One segment of Yersinia kristensenii DNA contains the following:
- a CDS encoding anthranilate synthase component 1 — protein sequence MQTSRPTLQLLTTTGCYRDDPTALFHQLCGARPATLLLESAEVTSKQNLKSLLIVDSALRITALGQKVTIEALTRNGASLLPLLDSALPAQVKIQVRPNGRELTFPVINDVQDEDSRLQALSVFDALRLLLKLVDSPLAEREAMFIGGLFAYDLVAGFENLPPLRQDQRCPDFCFYLAETLLVLDHQHRSTRLQASLFTPDNSEHQRLAARLEQLAHQLQQAPQPIPAQSVPEMALQCNQSDEEYGAVVSELQQAIREGEIFQVVPSRRFSLPCPSPLAAYQTLKDSNPSPYMFFMQDNEFSLFGASPESALKYDATNRQIEIYPIAGTRPRGRRANGELDRDLDSRIELEMRTDHKELAEHLMLVDLARNDLARICEPGSRYVADLTKVDRYSFVMHLVSRVVGTLRHDLDVLHAYQACMNMGTLSGAPKVRAMQLIAGSEGSRRGSYGGAVGYFTAHGDLDTCIVIRSAYVEDGIATVQAGAGVVLDSIPQAEADETRNKARAVLRAIATAHHAREVF from the coding sequence ATGCAAACCTCGCGCCCTACCTTACAGTTATTGACCACCACGGGGTGTTACCGTGATGACCCAACCGCACTGTTTCACCAACTCTGTGGCGCACGGCCAGCAACACTTCTGCTTGAGTCTGCGGAAGTAACCAGCAAACAAAACCTGAAAAGTCTGCTCATTGTAGACAGCGCCCTGCGTATCACCGCGCTAGGGCAGAAAGTGACGATAGAAGCGCTGACACGCAATGGCGCGTCTTTATTACCGCTGTTGGACTCAGCATTGCCAGCACAAGTTAAGATTCAAGTCCGCCCGAATGGCCGTGAACTAACTTTTCCCGTCATTAATGATGTGCAGGATGAAGACTCTCGCTTACAGGCGTTATCCGTTTTTGATGCTTTGCGCCTGCTGCTGAAGCTGGTCGACTCCCCACTGGCAGAGCGGGAAGCCATGTTCATTGGTGGTTTGTTTGCCTACGATTTGGTCGCCGGTTTTGAAAACTTGCCGCCGTTGCGCCAAGACCAGCGCTGCCCGGACTTCTGCTTCTATTTAGCCGAGACATTATTGGTGCTGGATCACCAACACCGCTCTACCCGTTTACAAGCCAGCTTGTTCACCCCGGATAACAGCGAGCACCAGCGTTTAGCGGCCCGTTTAGAACAACTTGCCCACCAATTGCAACAAGCACCACAGCCTATTCCCGCCCAATCAGTGCCGGAAATGGCGTTACAGTGTAACCAATCGGATGAAGAGTACGGCGCAGTGGTCAGTGAATTACAGCAAGCCATTCGCGAAGGTGAGATTTTCCAAGTGGTGCCGTCGCGCCGTTTCTCACTGCCATGCCCATCGCCACTGGCGGCGTACCAAACACTGAAAGACAGTAATCCAAGCCCGTATATGTTCTTCATGCAGGATAATGAGTTTTCGCTGTTCGGTGCCTCACCAGAGAGCGCACTGAAATACGACGCGACCAATCGCCAGATTGAAATTTATCCGATCGCCGGTACGCGCCCTCGTGGCCGCCGTGCTAATGGTGAACTGGACCGCGATTTAGACAGCCGTATTGAGCTGGAAATGCGTACCGACCATAAAGAACTGGCGGAGCACTTGATGCTGGTGGATTTAGCCCGTAATGACCTGGCGCGCATCTGTGAGCCGGGCAGCCGTTACGTGGCAGATTTAACCAAAGTTGACCGCTACTCCTTTGTTATGCATCTGGTTTCTCGCGTGGTGGGCACATTGCGCCACGATTTAGATGTGCTGCATGCATATCAAGCCTGCATGAATATGGGGACATTAAGTGGCGCGCCAAAAGTCCGGGCGATGCAATTAATCGCTGGCAGTGAAGGATCGCGTCGCGGCAGTTACGGCGGTGCAGTGGGCTATTTCACCGCCCATGGCGATCTGGATACCTGCATTGTGATTCGCTCGGCTTATGTTGAAGACGGGATCGCCACGGTACAAGCGGGTGCCGGTGTAGTACTCGATTCTATCCCACAGGCGGAAGCCGATGAAACCCGTAATAAAGCCCGCGCGGTTCTACGGGCGATTGCCACTGCACACCATGCCAGGGAGGTGTTCTAA
- the rnm gene encoding RNase RNM encodes MANKSVLTNKPVSSDNTTSPDMADFTDVVTSTAFTLYDLHSHTTASDGSLSPSALVIRAAQMRVGVLAITDHDTTAGLAEAAATIEQQQLPIRLIPGVEISTLWENHEIHIVGLGMDIQHGSICQLLSEQSERRYIRAQEISARLAKARIPGAWEGANRLAEGGQVTRGHFARYLVELGLASNVGQVFKKYLAKGKTGYVPAQWCTIEQAIDAIKQSGGQAVLAHPGRYDLTAKWLKRLLAHFAEHGGDAMEVAQCQQAPHERAQLAQYARDYNLLGSQGSDFHQPCSWIELGRKLWLPAGVEPVWRDWLQES; translated from the coding sequence TTGGCTAATAAATCAGTTTTGACTAATAAACCCGTTTCGTCTGATAACACCACATCACCTGACATGGCTGATTTCACTGATGTTGTCACCTCAACGGCCTTTACACTCTATGATTTACATAGCCACACCACGGCATCGGATGGTTCGTTGAGCCCCTCGGCGTTGGTGATAAGGGCGGCGCAAATGCGCGTAGGTGTATTGGCGATTACTGATCACGATACCACCGCAGGGTTAGCCGAAGCCGCCGCGACCATCGAGCAACAGCAATTACCCATTAGGCTGATTCCCGGTGTCGAGATTTCCACCTTATGGGAAAACCACGAGATCCATATTGTGGGATTGGGCATGGATATCCAGCATGGCAGTATTTGCCAGTTGTTGAGTGAACAATCAGAGCGCCGCTATATTCGAGCGCAGGAGATAAGCGCTCGGTTGGCAAAAGCGCGCATCCCGGGTGCCTGGGAAGGGGCAAATCGCTTAGCCGAAGGCGGCCAGGTGACACGAGGCCATTTTGCCCGCTATCTGGTGGAGTTAGGCCTGGCCAGCAATGTCGGTCAGGTTTTTAAAAAGTATTTGGCCAAAGGCAAGACCGGTTATGTTCCTGCTCAATGGTGTACAATAGAACAAGCTATTGATGCTATTAAGCAATCTGGTGGGCAGGCCGTACTGGCGCATCCTGGGCGTTATGATTTAACGGCGAAATGGCTGAAACGGTTATTAGCGCATTTTGCTGAACATGGCGGCGATGCGATGGAGGTTGCCCAGTGTCAGCAGGCACCCCATGAACGGGCACAACTTGCTCAATATGCACGCGACTATAATTTACTTGGATCCCAGGGGTCTGATTTCCATCAACCTTGCTCCTGGATTGAGTTGGGCCGCAAATTGTGGCTACCCGCTGGGGTAGAACCGGTATGGCGTGATTGGCTGCAAGAGAGCTAA
- a CDS encoding L-threonylcarbamoyladenylate synthase, with protein sequence MSQFFYIHPENPQPRLINQSVDVLRKGGVVVYPTDSGYALGCRLEDKAAMERICRIRQLDGNHNFTLVCRDLSELSTYAYVDNSAFRLIKNNTPGNYTFILKATKEVPRRLMNDKRKTIGLRVPSNPIALALLDVLGEPLMSTTLMLPGNDFAESDPEEIKENLGKQVDLIIHGGSLGQQPTTVIDLTDSSPEVIREGAGDATPFR encoded by the coding sequence ATGAGTCAATTTTTTTATATTCACCCGGAGAACCCGCAACCGCGGTTAATCAACCAAAGTGTTGATGTGTTACGCAAGGGTGGTGTGGTGGTTTATCCGACAGATTCGGGTTATGCCCTTGGCTGTCGATTAGAAGATAAAGCCGCAATGGAACGTATTTGTCGTATTCGTCAATTGGATGGAAACCATAACTTCACGTTGGTATGCCGTGACTTGTCTGAGCTATCAACTTACGCCTATGTTGATAACTCTGCGTTTCGGTTAATCAAAAATAATACTCCCGGCAATTACACCTTTATACTGAAAGCGACAAAAGAAGTGCCTCGGCGTTTGATGAATGACAAACGCAAAACTATCGGTTTGCGTGTGCCGTCTAATCCTATTGCGCTGGCATTGCTGGATGTATTGGGTGAGCCGCTGATGTCGACTACATTGATGTTACCGGGCAATGATTTTGCTGAGTCTGATCCAGAAGAGATCAAAGAAAATTTGGGCAAACAAGTGGATTTAATTATTCACGGCGGTTCTTTGGGCCAACAACCGACCACGGTGATTGATTTAACTGATTCCTCCCCAGAAGTTATCCGCGAAGGTGCCGGAGACGCCACACCATTCCGCTAA